The window TACTCTGTAAAACgaggataataataatatgtcCTGCAAAGTTTTTGTGAAGTTAAATCCATGAGTCCATGAGATCATGTATGTGAAGTGTCTGTCACAGAACAAGCACTCACGGGGAGGTTACTTTTCACAGATTTCCCATCTCACAAGGTACTTGTCACACATTGTATCTTACTTGATCCTTGCAAGGTTTCTGAGAAGTAGATGAGGTTATAATCCCTGATTCTGAAGCACGGGAGCAGAAGCTCAGTGGGGTTGAATGACTTCCCTGAGTTCACAGAGCTAGTAATTGGTAGGGCTGGAACTCACATCCAGACCCTCCAACTCTGGATTTAGGTTTCTCCCACCTCCATGCTGAGGCCAGCCCTGCAAGTGAGAAGTAAGGTCAGAGGCACAGAGTTGTTATGTTTTGGCGTCTCTGTATCAAGGAGTCTTGAGACTACCTTAAGGCTTTGGGCTCTTGGGACTACCTTGGAGCTTTGGGTTCTGGTTGATAAATGGTCCCTTTTGCTCTGTGGCTAAGACCTGGGACAATGGGAAGACAAATGCCTCATTGTGCTGTCTCCAGGGCAGTGACAGTCATGATCATAATTCTGACCCTGAGCTGGTGCCAGATCGCCAAGTGCCTTCGGCATGATCACAGATGTTTGGACTTAGGACTACATGCATTTTGGTCTATTCTTATCTGTTGGACACTGATAACCAGTGTACAGTATTTATCAGGAACTGCAAATTCAGAAGCTAGTGGGAGCTTGCGTGTCGTCTCACTGAGTGGAGCAGGCAGGTGTACAGGTTTTGGTGTCCCTGGACTGGCacatttgtctgaaattcttGGCCTCAGTGTTGGAGGGACAATTGGAATGCTGGTGACTGTGACAACCTGGGGGACACAGACAGCAGTCACTCTCAGCTCAGGTATTGTTGCTACAGGGGATTGCAGGCCCACAGTAGCCTGCCAGACCTTCTCATTTTACTAAAGAAGCCCTAAACCTGGATTTCCATATTCAATCTCCGTATATTAAATGTTCACCCcacaaattaaaaatgcattctaTAAGTCAAAATTCATTTTCAGGACAGTTTCAgcgagctttttttttttttttttttggtttttagaaactaattttattgaaaaacaaaCTCAAACAAACATAAACATGAGTAAGAAGATCCTTTTCTTTGACCATGTCTAACAACAGTGgattataaaaacaaagccataGCAGTCACCGGTCTCCAGGAATGGAGaggcaagaaaaaagaattctctcttctcttcaccCTCCATGCCCCTTTTTGGCTCCATGTGATTCACATTTCTGGACCTTGGAGCCTCACCCCTAGTTGAGGACCAGGACACAGGATAGCCAAAAGCCACTGGCCACTCTGGCAACTTGCTTTTCACTTATTCTGCATtttctgcttccttccttttcttgtgcagaaaaagaaaaagcccaaggTGGGTGTAATAAAATGAGTGGGTAGAGTGCGGTGTGTTTGTGCACATGCATGTGAATGCATGTATTGCAGACATGTACACCGTGTATGTATTGTACTGTATACCTGTGTGTATTGCACACGTGTGCATGtgcacgtgtatgtgtgtgcatgcgtgtgagCTCACGCACACACGCATGCACCAgacctgcctcttcctccccctcttctcccGAGCTCCTGCTGAGCTGTGAGCATGCAGCAATGACAGCTCACATTGCGGGGGGGCAGGCTATGTGTTGGGCACTCTTCAAAGTGTTTTCCATGGACCAGCTCAATCCTttcaacaaccctatgaggttgGTTCTGTAATTATCCCCATTTCCAGAGGGATAGCACAGATAgactaacttgcccaaggccacaaagCCAGGAAGTGGTAGAACTAGAACCTCAGACAAGAATTGATGCTAGTGTGTATGGGGGTGCCCGGAGGTCCTTCTAGGGGTCCTCCAAGTACTGGTGCTGGTCCAAACTGGAGCTGACACTCGCCAAGcacctagccacttgagctacaggcgccaagcctcaacaACTTTATATACATGAGGTTTCTGGGGAAATTTAATTTAAACAGTATttccatttgggaaaaaaaaactacGAAATACTTGACTGGGTCAAGACAAGCTGTGTTTTAGTATTTTTGGCATTTACACATGTATACCTTGTGGAACCCTCATAACTCTACCATGAGAAGAGATGGAGTGGGTATTAAAAGATAAAGAACTGAGGTCCCGAGAGGCTTACATCTTTCCCCAGGTCACAGAGCTTGTTAGTGGCAGAGATGGAGCTTGAGTGGAGGTTCAAGAGCTCCCGACTCtgatctcttcctcttctcactGGACTAGGCTGCACCACTCGCTGGGCCCGCTCAGTCTGTAACCCTTGCTcccttcctgccccctccccattcccctcctctctccagccCATCATCTTCGTTTCAGACAGAGCAAACAGCAACAAGGAGCTGGGTGTGGACCAGGAGTCAGAGGAGGGCAAAGACAAAACAAGCCCTGATAAGCAAGAGAAATCCCCACAGGTGTCTGAGCATGTGGCATGACTGGGGTGGCCAGCGCACCACAGGGGGCCTCCTATGCCGGGGTACATGGGGGCTGAAGGGTTTCCCGGGGGTGTCTCTAGCTTCTAGAGGTTTGGATTTGTCCCACGGACATTTTCTCTCTGCAAGTTCCCTTCAAATTTGGGATGCTGCTTGGGTGAATGCCTGTGGGTGGGGGCTGCCACAGTCCATTCCTAGGACTGGAATGACAGGCTGAGTCTCCCACTGGAGCCTCTCCAGCCGGGACAATGACATAAGGGGAGGCAAGGCAGAGAAGATACCAGCTTGAGAGCGGAGACTGAACACTCCTGTCTCCTGATGTCCTCCAATTATTGACAATAAGGAGACACACAGTAGAAGAAAGGGGAGCTGACAGCAGCCAAGTTGGCCTCCAGAACTCAGGGGAGGAAGCTGGGCAGAGCAGGGAGAGGTGGTCATACAAAGCATAGTGGAGGTGAGGACTGGGGGCAAAAGGCCCCAGACAAACACAGGCCACCTCCTCCATCATGGGGCACTTGTGGAGTGGGGAGGGGGTCCTCTGAGGACCTGGCCTTGGTGACAACAGTGGGTGGAGGAATCAGAAGATCAGACCTTTGATCCATTGAAGCATTTTTGCTGAAAATTGTAGAGAGGGCTCTAACTGATGGGGTTTGGGGTGAGGGGACCAGGGAGGCTGTCGGCATGTCGTCATTTTGGCTTTGGGTGTCGGGGCTGGAGGGGTGTGGAGTGGAGACTCGCTGAGGCCCAGATGCTCCTCACTCCAGCTCACCATGTCTGAAAGGCAGCGTCTGCCCCACCCTCAGCTCCTGCTTCCACGTATGGCTGTTTTAGGCCCGTGGCTCCTTTGGCCCCAGTCTGTCCATCTCCCTAATTCCTGTGAACTGGTTTTTCTTTGTGCTTCCACAGCCACAGCCTGGCAACACTGACCAGGAAAGTGAAGAGCAGCAGCAATTTCGGAACATTTTCAAGCAGATAGCAGGCGACGTGAGTACCAGCAGCCCTAAGCCTCCAGCTGCTGCCTGCTCCTCTCCACTACGAACCGCTCACATTACCAGCTATTTCATTATTGCTCAGCAGAGATCATTTTGGATTTTGGCGGAACTGGGGGATATATTGCAAGTGGCACAGAAACCCACAAGTCCTGGAGTTTGGGACTTGCTACAGCCACTAGGTGGCTCAGAGGCCTTTTGCTCAGAGCTGCCCACTGCACGGCTGAGGGTGCCATCCCCAGCTCTCCAGCTTCCTCAGAGAAGCCCCAGCTTCCCAGGACAGAACACACTGTCAGGGATTTTACAAGCATGGACAGCTGTAATTTGGTTTGCAAAGCCTCTGCTCCATCAGCTGCTGTACCCTTGAACCaccactctctcctcccttcctactCAGGACATGGAGATTTGTGCAGATGAGCTCAAGAATGTCCTTAACACAGTTGTGAACAAACGTGAGCAGCTCAAACAAGATGCTGGAGATGGGCAGAGGGGTCCAGTTGTCTGAAGGCAGATCCtcactcttctccctccttccagaTAAGGACCTGAAGTCACAAGGGTTCACGCTGGAGTCCTGCCGTAGCATGATTGCTCTCATGGATGTATCCTTCCTGGCCCTGTCAGCCCACCAAGCCAGGGCAAAGACAAGGGGTGCCCCATCAGGCAGAGGGCCCTAGGGTGTGTCCAGGGATAAACTTACAGAGATCCTGATTTAAAACATCTTGAGCACTGGGCTGAAAGGGTTTGCTGTTAGAGGCAGAAGGGAAGGACACTGGGTTGTCAGTGGCCCCTAGACCCTGTGCTCACTGCAGGTCTGGGGTGCTGCCTAAGCAGAAATGGTCCGTAGGAAACAGACTCCCTGGAGTAGACAGTAGGCAGGAATGTTGGCTGGTGGAGGAGTGGAGGGGAAGGTTGAATGACTGTGAGGGCAGTGGAGAATGAAAGCCCAGACAGAGGCTTCTTATGGGGCCACCTTCCCTGAGTCCACCAGGATGCCCCTTCCAATCCAGGGAGATTCTGCTATGTGCCCTGTAGCCCTGACCTCCCTCCTCCAGACAGatggctctgggaggctgaatctACAAGAATTCTATCACCTCTGGAATAAGATTAAGGCCTGGCAGGTGGGAAGAGAATGAAATGGGGGGGGGTGTGAGGGAGTCAATTCAAGGATTCAGTGTATGACCTCTGCCCTCACATTTTTCTATTGccagaaaattttcaaacactATGACACAGACCAGTCCGGCACCATTAATAGCTACGAGATGCGAAACGCAGTCAATGATGCAGGTGCTCAGGAGGAAGGGGGTGGCAGGGGCGTGGACCGGAGCTAGCAGAAGCAAGAGCGGGAGGGGGGCTAAGCCACTAGGACCCTActgaagaagagggaaagggtttcttgtttttctttcccagGCCACAGAGTGGCCAAGAGGCAGGGAAAATAGAATGCAGGCCTAAGGACTCTGGCTCCACCATGGCTAACATCCCCCACCCCCGGCAGGATTCCACCTCAACAGCCAGCTCTATGACATCATCACCATGCGCTACGCGGACAAGCACATGAACATTGACTTCGACAGTTTCATCTGCTGCTTCATCAGGCTGGAGGGCATGTTCAGTAAGTGCCCTGCTGCTCCACAGGCCTCCAGGCCCCTCTCATGGGGCCCTCGAGGCAATAGGAATCTCAGCCTGACTATCTTCCAATCCACTCTATCCGGGATGAACAAAGGCCAGTGCCCCCTGTAGGCCCAGAGTAGAATGGCAAATGGAGGATTGTCAGTGAGATCCTGCAGGCAGATTATTTGGGCAAAAGAGCACTTAGCACGTGGTTTTCTTCAGTAAAGTCACAGTCAGGGAAGCCCAGCAAACTTATAACTGGCCCCTGACCTGTGCATTTTCCACACAGGAGCTTTCAATGCATTTGACAAGGATGGAGATGGCATCATCAAACTCAATGTTCTGGAGGTAAATAAAGCATAAGCAACGCACCACATTCCCTTGCACCTTAAAATTCAAGATGAGTGGGCCTTGAGGCAGACTGGGCCCACCATGTGCTCCTCACTCCTAACTGGTGGGGGAGTGATGGGAGAGGAGTAGAACATGAGAACGATTAGACAGGAATGTGGTTCCCAGGGCAGATATGCTTGAGGCATAAAGGGGCCTTCGCTCCCCAAATTACTTTTGCTGGAAAACACATTCCTAGGGAAAATTTGGGAGAAAAGATGCAGTAAACCACTGCTCCTTTGAAAGTCTTCCCAGAGTCTGGCATGCTGGGACtattccctctctccctgcccacAAAATACCTAGGGCTGGGGTCTCTTTTTCTTGTCCACATTATAATCCTGCAACTCCTCTTTCAGTGGCTACAGCTCACCATGTATGCCTGAACCAGGCTAGCCTCATCCAAAGCCATACAGGATCACTCAGGATTTCAAGTTCACCCAATACAGCTGGAAGCACTTACCTCAAAGGACCCAGAGGACCCAGTAGCTGCTGCCCAGTTGGCTTCCAGGCTTCCACTTTGCTCCCTACTAGGCTTtgaccatcatgcccagcctgtcCCTTCAGTAAAGCAATGCAGTAGGGAGAACAACATTGTTCCTTTGCCATGTGAAGGAAAAGTGTCTGCTTCAGTGAGTTGTAACCCAAGAGGTCTGGGCTGATCTGAGACAAATGGTCCTGCTTCCCCTGCTCCAGGCTGTTTGCAGAAGCGTTTGCCAGTGGCACTCAGCACTTCTTTATGCTGGAAGCCTCCACCACTCTTATGCTCTCCCACCCATGGGATAGTAACTTCGTCTGCCTGATTGTTTTAGGAGAGGCCTGCTTTGGGTAAACTAACTCAGTGGAATAGGGCTGGATATTTTGGGTCATCTCACGTGTAAGTCTGGccacaatctgaaaaaaaagaaaaaaaaaaactgatctaAATAAAGGCATGTGGATGGGTGATTCCACTGTGTTTTGATTTCTCACATTTAGGCCCACATTTAGGTATAAGCCATAGCGGGGATGAATGACTTCCAATCATACACTCAACTATCATCTATAGGAAGCTCAGTCTAGAAAGCacacataaaaacaaaaccacaagcCCCTCTTTGATCATGCATATTGATATTTCTTGAGCACAGGAATCACTCAGATACTTTCTAAGATATAAAaggaagaagggggaagaggTGTTGGGTGTACAGAACACCAAGAATGAATGGGTCATGTGTAACTGGGGGGTGGGGGCCAGTTACCTTAATGTGATGGAGCAGAGATGCAGGTTTAATGCTAGCTCCTCCACCCACTAATTGAGctgttgtgtgaccttggacaaactCTGGAATGCAGCTGTCTGCCAAACTTATCTGGACCATGGTCTGAAGCACATCTATAAGCATCCTATGTTTCCTGGTTTCCTTCTCGCTCTCTAGGCCAGCATGGGAAGGAAAGGGATGACCATGACTATGAAGACAAGGTAACAATTAGTAAaagtactttattttcttcttgcattTGCTTTTTATCTTGCTTTACAAAGTTATGAAGTTCACAGCTTTATACAAAAATGTAAGAAGGCTATACGCTTATAAACATTTTTGCAGTCAAGAGTCATCTGATTTCACTCTTCTAACCCatattcaatataaaaaaattcagaaaccaAGGATGCTGGAGCAGCTCTAGGGCATATATTTCTCTTTAACAGGAGAAAGATTTTCAACAGCCTTTCTTCCTTCACTCTCTCCTCCCCCAGTTTATTTGAGCTGGATCAAATCTGGGAAGCTTGAGTCACCATATGACCCAGTAGGGCCACATACTTGGGGCTGGAGTTgagggagttggaggttactgtctAATAAACAGTAAGTTTGCTTTTTGTGAGCATTTCACACCCACTTGCGTATGGAACTCAGTATATCCCCAATCACCTCCACTACAGCTGCTATTACTACCCATTAGACCACTTCCCTCACTTCCCTCAAACCCTGATGATTTGGGGCAGGGATAAAACCAGTACATTATCAATGTGGCAGGAATGGCCTTCCTAATAATTCTAGGAGTTCTCCTTTAGGAACAAAATTTGTAAGTAAGCATATGTAAATTGCAGTTACTCCAGCAAACCAGAGACTACATGTTATTCAAATCCCACTTCACAATATACTTCAATCTCCCCTCCAATGAATTCTCTTCCATAAAATATACCGTACCATTCCACTAAGTATATACCTACTCCCACCAAATCACCCACATGTCTAGTCACTAAAGTTGTCCACTGTATAATCTAccagaaaaaagacaaaacaaaacctttgTTAGGCAAATAATCACTTACACAGTAATGATACTGCCTATAAGTTATAGGTAGATCAGGACCTAGAACTCTCAACTGCTAACTCTTCTGATGGGGAAAAAACTGTCTCCCAGAAAGCAGGAGTATAATAGTAAGAAATGACTTCCTCTCAAATTTAAGTAACATCAGATCAAAAATCATTCTAAGCTCTTAGAGTTCTGTTTGCATTGTGTTTAATTGCTTTGCAACTCAGTAGAGGAGTAtgccaaaaatatattttgaacctAATCAACTTTCATATAAAACTTGAAGTGACTAATATTTTATCAAAACAAACTGTCACGAAAACATGAGCATATGCACACAAAAGGATTTATACTGTGGTTTTCTTGGCTTTAAGTCATTAGAACAGGCACAAACAATTAAAAGTAACATTCTAAAAATGACCTCCAACAACTTTTAAGAAACTAGTCAGGTTTTGCCAGGTCATTTAAgcgcttcctttcttccttgggttACTAAATACCAGAGTCAACACAGATCCCTCAGCTACAGCTCTTCTCTGAAGGGAAGCAGAGGTTTGTAATCAGACATGATGTGGAAGGCTAAACAAAAGTTCTGCATAACTTTCAAGATACTTAAAAAGTAATAACACACAACCATAAGCAGCCAAGATGCTTATGGCCCCTTCATTTCTCAACAGATGGTGCATTTTGAATAGCACATTAACCTGATGTTAGAAGAATTTTGCATGTTCTTGAAACAAAGATGTTATTGCCActgtttccaaaaacaaaaagaaacaacttctgtgaaatgaatggaagaaaaatattataggTACAGGTGCCtacgcatac is drawn from Nycticebus coucang isolate mNycCou1 chromosome 6, mNycCou1.pri, whole genome shotgun sequence and contains these coding sequences:
- the CAPN3 gene encoding calpain-3 isoform X5, which produces MTGVASAPQGASYAGPQPGNTDQESEEQQQFRNIFKQIAGDDMEICADELKNVLNTVVNKHKDLKSQGFTLESCRSMIALMDTDGSGRLNLQEFYHLWNKIKAWQKIFKHYDTDQSGTINSYEMRNAVNDAGFHLNSQLYDIITMRYADKHMNIDFDSFICCFIRLEGMFRAFNAFDKDGDGIIKLNVLEWLQLTMYA
- the CAPN3 gene encoding calpain-3 isoform X6, encoding MEICADELKNVLNTVVNKHKDLKSQGFTLESCRSMIALMDTDGSGRLNLQEFYHLWNKIKAWQKIFKHYDTDQSGTINSYEMRNAVNDAGFHLNSQLYDIITMRYADKHMNIDFDSFICCFIRLEGMFRAFNAFDKDGDGIIKLNVLEWLQLTMYA